Proteins encoded by one window of Candidatus Abyssobacteria bacterium SURF_5:
- a CDS encoding TetR/AcrR family transcriptional regulator, protein MVKFVLETDWSVFKRMMMTTTLEKGKHTRERIVEVAAELFRKNGFHSTSLTQILTASGITKGGFYFHFKSKEELGDAVIEYMKDFWVKNVLNEVAREKGALAKIERMFDIMIKTHEGNVFHGCALLAVLTAEMMEVEQHFSERLRKIYMNWKQSIVQILEQGKQEGLFKEWVNPDSLALLIIGALQGTTMMAHLDPDRLELSWLFKNLRLLVLEGVAS, encoded by the coding sequence GTGGTAAAATTTGTGTTAGAAACCGACTGGTCGGTTTTTAAGAGAATGATGATGACTACAACCTTAGAAAAAGGGAAGCACACTCGCGAACGGATCGTGGAAGTTGCGGCTGAACTGTTCAGAAAGAACGGCTTCCACAGCACTTCGTTGACTCAGATACTGACCGCCTCGGGCATTACCAAAGGCGGATTCTACTTCCATTTCAAGAGCAAGGAAGAACTTGGCGATGCAGTTATTGAATATATGAAGGATTTTTGGGTAAAAAACGTGCTGAATGAGGTTGCCAGGGAAAAAGGGGCCCTCGCCAAGATTGAACGGATGTTTGATATCATGATCAAGACGCACGAGGGCAATGTTTTCCATGGGTGCGCCCTGCTGGCGGTCCTGACGGCGGAAATGATGGAGGTCGAGCAGCATTTTTCCGAACGCCTTCGGAAGATCTACATGAATTGGAAGCAGAGCATTGTCCAGATCCTCGAGCAGGGAAAGCAAGAGGGTTTGTTCAAGGAATGGGTGAATCCGGATTCTTTGGCTCTTTTGATCATCGGTGCGCTTCAGGGGACGACGATGATGGCGCATCTGGACCCGGACCGCCTCGAGCTATCGTGGCTGTTCAAGAATTTGCGGTTGCTGGTGCTTGAAGGAGTGGCCTCTTAA